A stretch of the Candidatus Binatia bacterium genome encodes the following:
- a CDS encoding DUF6788 family protein gives MASEREQTQRRRRLVREQVRALSAGPLMRGSLVDRVRRCGRANCACANDPRKQHTGKFLTVQLDGRTHALHVRPEDEPRVRAAVGAYTRLWKLINELTACELADLRREARERRRARRRR, from the coding sequence ATGGCATCGGAACGCGAACAGACCCAACGTCGGCGTCGCCTGGTGCGCGAACAGGTGCGCGCCCTGAGCGCGGGGCCACTGATGCGTGGCTCGCTGGTGGACCGCGTGCGACGGTGCGGTCGTGCAAACTGCGCGTGCGCCAACGATCCACGCAAGCAGCACACGGGGAAGTTTCTCACGGTGCAGCTCGACGGGCGTACGCACGCCCTGCACGTGCGTCCCGAAGACGAGCCCCGGGTACGCGCGGCCGTCGGCGCGTACACAAGGCTGTGGAAGCTGATCAACGAGCTGACCGCGTGCGAGCTGGCGGATCTGAGGCGCGAAGCGCGCGAGCGCCGCCGGGCGCGGCGGCGGCGCTGA
- a CDS encoding IS1380 family transposase, with amino-acid sequence MRVGLRRNVRQGILPFVFEQAERADVTARAGLPLVVETMRALGVAEVAASQLPAQKRQRGFAPAQKLEAIVTLIAAGGDRVEDVRVLAEDKGLEKLLGVAFPSPDALLDFIGQFHDPKCWEDRPPEKKAWVAPESEGLRALEAVNREVVERGAERRVTQATIDHDGTIIEAHKREATVAYEGTRGFQPLVAVWAEQQLVVADEFRDGNVAGGEDPLSSVKRAFANLPPWVVERRFRADSAAYYTPLLKYLVSEKIGFAISADMSRELRACCTAVAKRRWVLLDEREREQVDVAEVEFTPGDWPRDARPLRYIALRFTPRQQELLEGRGVTYHALVTNRHDLDAAQLVRWHREKAGTIEHVHRVMKDELGAGVLPSARFGANAAWFRMNALTFNVLSVLKRRALPERFRDARPKRLRYELFTLAGELVVHQSQISVRVPVGDQRLQEIVDARGHLLAMYHARRRT; translated from the coding sequence ATGCGCGTGGGGCTGCGCCGCAACGTGCGCCAGGGTATCCTGCCGTTCGTGTTTGAGCAGGCCGAGCGCGCCGACGTCACCGCCCGAGCGGGGCTGCCCCTGGTCGTTGAGACGATGCGAGCGCTGGGTGTGGCCGAGGTAGCCGCTTCACAGCTGCCGGCGCAGAAGCGCCAGCGGGGCTTTGCCCCCGCGCAGAAACTCGAGGCGATCGTGACGCTAATCGCGGCGGGCGGGGATCGTGTGGAAGACGTGCGAGTCCTGGCCGAGGACAAGGGGCTGGAGAAGCTGCTGGGCGTTGCGTTTCCTTCCCCTGACGCGCTGCTCGACTTTATCGGGCAGTTCCACGACCCCAAGTGTTGGGAGGATCGGCCGCCCGAGAAGAAGGCGTGGGTGGCGCCGGAGTCGGAGGGGCTACGGGCACTGGAGGCGGTCAATCGCGAGGTGGTGGAGCGCGGTGCCGAGCGGCGCGTGACGCAGGCCACCATCGATCACGACGGGACGATCATCGAGGCGCACAAGCGCGAGGCGACCGTCGCATACGAGGGAACACGGGGGTTCCAGCCGCTGGTGGCGGTGTGGGCGGAGCAGCAGCTCGTGGTGGCGGACGAGTTCCGGGACGGCAACGTGGCGGGAGGCGAGGACCCATTGAGCTCGGTCAAGCGAGCGTTCGCGAATCTGCCGCCGTGGGTGGTCGAGCGCCGCTTCCGTGCCGACTCGGCAGCGTACTACACGCCGCTGCTCAAGTATCTGGTGAGCGAAAAGATCGGCTTCGCGATCAGCGCGGACATGAGCAGGGAGCTGCGGGCGTGCTGCACCGCGGTGGCAAAGCGACGATGGGTTTTGCTCGATGAGCGCGAGCGGGAACAGGTCGACGTGGCCGAGGTGGAGTTCACCCCAGGGGACTGGCCGCGCGATGCGCGGCCGCTGCGCTACATCGCCTTGCGCTTCACGCCGCGCCAGCAGGAGCTTCTCGAGGGCAGGGGCGTCACCTATCACGCCCTCGTAACCAACCGCCACGACCTCGACGCGGCACAGCTGGTGCGCTGGCACCGGGAGAAGGCGGGCACCATCGAGCACGTCCACCGTGTAATGAAGGACGAACTCGGTGCGGGCGTGCTGCCGAGCGCGCGCTTCGGCGCGAACGCGGCATGGTTCCGTATGAACGCGCTGACCTTCAACGTGCTTAGCGTGCTCAAGCGGCGCGCGTTGCCGGAGCGCTTCCGGGACGCGCGTCCAAAGCGACTGCGCTACGAGCTGTTCACCCTGGCCGGCGAACTCGTCGTCCATCAGAGCCAGATCTCGGTGCGAGTGCCCGTCGGCGACCAGCGGCTCCAGGAGATCGTCGACGCGCGCGGCCACCTGCTCGCGATGTACCACGCTCGCCGCCGCACGTAG